A genomic window from Deltaproteobacteria bacterium CG11_big_fil_rev_8_21_14_0_20_49_13 includes:
- a CDS encoding NADH-quinone oxidoreductase subunit NuoH yields MFEQIQILTLPSWVIITGRLVIVSILLLTFFSLFAGPVSWLERRIAGRIMSRIGPNRVGPQGVIQWLADGLKNFLKEDLIPASADKALFRFAPYPVFLGVTLTLVTLPFSSLLTGADINVGALYIVGAWGLVVIGLLAAGWSSNNKWSLLGGMRSAAQMVSYEIPIVLSITVAILMAGSLSLQSIISAQGAYPTDWFVFQSPFAYIAFIVFLIAAIAEGNRTPFDIPEAESELVAGYNTEYSGMRFLFFFFAEWGNIYVIGALAAVLFLGGWQVPESWHAWAVSQGRVMPHVLELLVFQAKTWVFVLLIIQLRWTLPRLRVDQLMKVSWTYLTPFAFLALLGSAAWMVFLPKGILFVKYLLYFSTLAVVLYFVWRTFWQLRFTKSKADVKWII; encoded by the coding sequence ATGTTTGAACAAATTCAAATTTTAACATTACCTTCTTGGGTTATAATAACCGGGCGCCTGGTTATTGTCTCCATACTTCTTCTCACGTTCTTCTCGCTCTTCGCCGGGCCCGTGAGCTGGCTGGAGCGTCGCATCGCCGGAAGGATAATGAGCAGGATAGGGCCCAACCGCGTTGGGCCGCAAGGCGTCATCCAATGGCTTGCCGACGGTCTTAAAAATTTCCTCAAAGAGGATCTCATTCCTGCCTCGGCCGACAAGGCCCTTTTCAGATTCGCGCCGTATCCGGTATTCTTAGGTGTGACGCTCACGCTTGTAACGCTTCCTTTTTCATCTCTTTTGACAGGCGCCGATATAAATGTCGGCGCCTTGTATATTGTGGGTGCGTGGGGGTTGGTAGTGATAGGGCTTCTCGCCGCGGGCTGGAGCTCCAATAACAAATGGTCGCTTCTTGGCGGCATGAGAAGCGCCGCCCAAATGGTCTCTTATGAGATCCCGATAGTCCTCAGCATTACCGTAGCTATTTTGATGGCCGGATCCTTATCTCTTCAATCGATAATCTCGGCGCAGGGGGCATACCCAACGGATTGGTTCGTCTTTCAAAGCCCGTTTGCCTACATTGCGTTCATCGTTTTCCTTATTGCCGCCATTGCCGAAGGGAACAGGACCCCGTTCGATATCCCCGAGGCCGAAAGCGAACTGGTGGCTGGTTATAACACGGAATACTCCGGCATGAGATTCCTTTTCTTCTTCTTTGCGGAGTGGGGAAATATATACGTAATAGGCGCTTTAGCGGCCGTTCTTTTCCTTGGCGGATGGCAGGTTCCTGAAAGCTGGCATGCGTGGGCCGTCTCCCAAGGAAGGGTGATGCCGCACGTTCTGGAGCTCTTGGTCTTTCAGGCAAAGACATGGGTCTTTGTTCTTCTTATAATACAACTTCGCTGGACGCTCCCAAGGCTTAGGGTAGACCAGCTCATGAAGGTTTCTTGGACATATTTGACGCCATTCGCATTCTTGGCGCTCCTTGGTTCTGCGGCATGGATGGTATTTTTGCCCAAGGGGATATTATTTGTTAAATATCTTCTTTATTTTAGCACGCTGGCAGTTGTCCTGTATTTTGTGTGGAGGACCTTCTGGCAGCTTCGGTTTACGAAAAGCAAGGCAGATGTGAAATGGATTATTTGA
- a CDS encoding NADH-quinone oxidoreductase subunit NuoK: protein MIPLGYFIIVGLILFLLGLYTCLTRINAIGILIGIELILNAAGLNFVAFAHARGNDTDGHVMTLFIIILAAAEAVVALAVLLGIYRRFGAIDTSKTVTLKE, encoded by the coding sequence ATGATACCTCTCGGATATTTTATAATAGTCGGTTTGATACTGTTCCTTCTTGGACTTTATACATGTCTTACGCGCATCAATGCCATAGGGATACTTATAGGGATCGAACTTATACTTAATGCCGCGGGGCTTAACTTTGTGGCCTTTGCCCATGCAAGAGGCAACGACACAGATGGCCATGTTATGACGCTCTTTATCATAATCCTCGCCGCGGCAGAGGCCGTGGTGGCTTTGGCCGTGCTTCTCGGTATCTATAGAAGGTTTGGCGCAATAGACACGTCGAAGACGGTTACTTTAAAAGAGTGA
- a CDS encoding NADH-quinone oxidoreductase subunit J translates to MDIKLIIFFAISAVTVLSAAVAAFSRSIIYSAFALLGVFAGVLGLYVLLSADFVAIVQLVVYIGGVLVLILFAVMLTTKIDTATGERKLLNRAMEPLSAFVGVVILGGLIYRVIARSELSPRFHETFQPTTAAIGEKLLSEYLLPFEIVSLLLVLVLVGAMVLSRREVK, encoded by the coding sequence ATGGATATTAAACTTATCATATTCTTCGCTATATCGGCCGTGACCGTGCTTTCGGCCGCTGTCGCGGCGTTTTCGCGGAGCATTATCTACTCCGCCTTCGCGCTCCTCGGCGTGTTCGCAGGGGTCCTTGGACTCTACGTCCTCCTTTCCGCCGATTTTGTGGCCATCGTTCAACTCGTCGTTTATATAGGCGGCGTATTGGTACTGATACTTTTTGCCGTGATGCTGACGACAAAGATCGATACGGCGACCGGCGAAAGAAAACTTTTGAACCGCGCAATGGAGCCGCTCTCCGCATTTGTCGGCGTGGTGATACTCGGTGGCCTTATTTATAGGGTGATCGCAAGGTCGGAGCTATCGCCAAGGTTCCACGAGACGTTCCAGCCGACAACGGCCGCGATAGGAGAGAAGCTTTTGAGCGAATATCTTCTTCCTTTTGAAATTGTTTCGCTCCTTTTGGTCCTCGTATTGGTCGGCGCCATGGTCCTTTCTCGAAGGGAGGTTAAATGA